From the Cohaesibacter sp. ES.047 genome, one window contains:
- a CDS encoding sugar ABC transporter substrate-binding protein: MNYRNALAVTTTAAALMVASAAAADTMKIGITQNNVGVDSYQTTYEKAFIAAAEANENVEAVVLDAGGDVARQIAQMEDLIQQEVDAIIIWPTNGEAVIPAVRKAHTAGIPVIVTNSNIAEQGYDFVASFSGPDNITQGSRSAEIMCDKFKAMGIDNEARVVQISGQPGYTTAIERQKGFDDRLPEVCPNVTLVETQPGDWNREKSQKVMEAFLVKYDDIDGVYAGDDNMGVGALNAAKAAGRDGIIFVGATNFAVGYEAMERGEYWGSIYQSPVDDAEAALKTAIETLEGKELPFLNYFDTPKITQDNMGDFTKPVF, from the coding sequence ATGAACTATCGCAACGCACTGGCAGTAACGACGACAGCTGCCGCACTGATGGTCGCCAGCGCCGCTGCCGCAGACACGATGAAAATCGGCATCACTCAGAACAACGTGGGCGTCGACAGCTACCAGACCACATATGAAAAGGCCTTCATCGCCGCAGCCGAGGCGAACGAGAATGTCGAGGCGGTTGTTCTTGACGCAGGCGGCGACGTAGCCCGCCAAATCGCGCAGATGGAAGACCTGATCCAGCAGGAAGTCGACGCCATCATCATCTGGCCGACAAATGGTGAAGCGGTGATCCCCGCAGTTCGCAAGGCGCACACAGCAGGCATTCCGGTCATCGTCACCAACTCGAACATCGCCGAGCAGGGCTATGATTTCGTTGCGTCCTTCTCGGGTCCCGACAACATCACCCAAGGCTCGCGCTCAGCAGAGATCATGTGCGACAAGTTCAAGGCGATGGGCATCGACAACGAAGCACGCGTCGTGCAGATCTCCGGTCAGCCCGGCTACACCACCGCAATCGAGCGCCAGAAGGGCTTTGACGACCGTTTGCCCGAAGTTTGCCCGAACGTGACGCTCGTCGAGACACAGCCAGGCGACTGGAACCGCGAGAAGTCGCAGAAAGTCATGGAAGCCTTTCTCGTCAAGTATGACGACATCGACGGTGTTTACGCGGGCGACGACAACATGGGTGTTGGCGCACTGAACGCCGCCAAGGCAGCGGGCCGTGATGGCATCATTTTCGTCGGAGCGACGAACTTTGCTGTTGGCTATGAGGCCATGGAGCGTGGCGAATATTGGGGATCGATCTACCAATCGCCGGTTGATGACGCTGAAGCGGCTCTTAAAACGGCCATCGAAACGCTCGAAGGCAAGGAACTGCCGTTCCTGAACTACTTCGATACACCGAAGATCACCCAGGACAACATGGGCGACTTCACAAAGCCCGTCTTCTAA
- a CDS encoding sugar ABC transporter ATP-binding protein, producing the protein MTEKTPVLRLEGIVKTFPGVRALDDVSLTILPGEVHALMGENGAGKSTLMKVLGGIHQPDEGQIIVGEQPVVMSGPLDAKAKGIVFIHQELSLADELSVAENIYLGELPRKRFGFVDWAELEAKTSAILERLKVGFMAKTRVGDLSIANQQMVEIARALTVDAKAVIFDEPTASLTDAEKIVLFEVIADLQAQGVGIAYISHRMEEIFKITDRISVLRDGQYQGTVNTADTDAEGVTHMMIGRKLDLSRNETHHELGDVALEVRGLSCGELYNAVSFEVRRGEVVGFYGLVGAGRTEIAETLFGLRDPSSGAIFLDGEEVRIHSPHDAIERGISLVPEDRKSQGLVLGMNCRDNMTLPQVNDLTAGPFVAEGSEIAIFDQYRDRLGIRTPGWKQLVGNLSGGNQQKIVIGKWLSMHPNVLIVDEPTRGIDVGSKAEIHNLIRELAAQGYAVIVISSEMPEILHVSDRIVAMYSGRVMRTFTSEEVTEENLIAAISGLEAEKVA; encoded by the coding sequence ATGACCGAGAAAACCCCCGTCCTGCGGCTCGAAGGAATCGTCAAGACTTTCCCCGGTGTGCGCGCCCTCGATGACGTCTCCTTGACGATCCTGCCTGGAGAGGTTCATGCCCTCATGGGAGAGAACGGTGCTGGCAAATCGACCCTGATGAAGGTGCTCGGTGGCATCCACCAGCCCGACGAGGGCCAGATCATCGTGGGTGAACAGCCCGTGGTCATGTCCGGCCCGCTTGATGCGAAGGCCAAGGGTATTGTTTTCATTCATCAGGAACTGAGCTTGGCCGATGAGCTGAGCGTGGCTGAGAACATCTATCTAGGCGAGCTGCCCCGCAAGCGCTTTGGGTTTGTCGACTGGGCCGAGCTTGAGGCCAAGACAAGCGCAATCCTTGAGCGCCTGAAAGTCGGGTTCATGGCCAAGACGCGCGTCGGGGATTTGTCGATTGCCAACCAGCAGATGGTTGAAATCGCTCGTGCCCTCACGGTCGATGCGAAGGCGGTGATTTTCGATGAACCTACAGCCTCGCTGACTGACGCCGAAAAAATCGTACTCTTTGAAGTGATCGCCGATCTGCAGGCGCAGGGCGTTGGCATCGCCTATATCTCGCACCGCATGGAGGAGATCTTCAAGATCACTGACAGGATCAGCGTGCTGCGTGACGGCCAGTATCAAGGCACGGTCAACACCGCCGACACCGACGCAGAAGGCGTCACGCATATGATGATCGGGCGCAAGCTCGATCTTTCGCGCAACGAAACGCACCATGAATTGGGCGATGTGGCCCTTGAGGTGCGCGGGCTGAGCTGCGGCGAGCTGTATAACGCTGTCAGCTTTGAGGTGCGTCGCGGCGAAGTGGTCGGCTTCTATGGCCTCGTCGGGGCCGGGCGCACAGAGATCGCAGAAACGCTTTTCGGTCTGCGTGACCCTTCTTCCGGAGCGATCTTTCTGGATGGCGAAGAGGTGCGCATCCACTCTCCGCATGACGCCATCGAACGTGGCATTTCGCTGGTGCCAGAAGATCGCAAGAGCCAGGGTCTGGTGCTTGGTATGAACTGCCGAGACAACATGACCCTGCCACAGGTCAACGACTTGACGGCCGGGCCGTTTGTGGCCGAAGGCTCAGAGATTGCCATCTTCGATCAATACCGCGACAGACTAGGCATTCGCACGCCCGGGTGGAAGCAACTCGTCGGCAATCTTTCGGGGGGGAACCAGCAGAAGATCGTGATCGGCAAATGGCTTTCGATGCACCCCAACGTGCTCATCGTTGATGAACCGACACGCGGCATCGACGTTGGCTCCAAGGCCGAGATCCACAACCTGATCCGCGAGTTGGCCGCACAGGGCTACGCCGTGATCGTTATCAGCTCGGAGATGCCCGAGATTCTGCACGTCAGCGACCGGATCGTTGCCATGTATTCGGGCCGAGTGATGCGCACATTTACCTCCGAAGAGGTGACAGAAGAAAACCTCATCGCAGCAATTTCTGGGCTTGAAGCCGAAAAGGTGGCCTGA
- a CDS encoding NAD(P)-dependent oxidoreductase translates to MRVGFVGLGRMGVHMARNLSHAGHEVTLWNRSPDKAQALAAVLNCAVTDSPRALSNATEVVMTMLADDPSSETVHSGPDGLFAGSAQTYVEMGTMSPDHIQRLVQGAPEGACVIDAPVSGATQAAAEAQLVIMAGCTPEEARPLGPLFDAMGKETLCLGHAGDGAVMKLAVNSLIHGINQTLAEAMTLAEAAGIDPEAAFDVIEASAACAPMLKYRRPLYLDEAANEVTFTVALARKDMEVTADLARKFGTNMPQGLSTLEILKQAETEGYAARDMASILTYMRKKKR, encoded by the coding sequence ATGCGAGTCGGCTTTGTCGGTCTCGGCCGGATGGGCGTGCATATGGCGCGCAATCTGTCGCATGCAGGGCATGAGGTGACACTCTGGAACCGCTCACCTGACAAAGCTCAGGCTCTGGCTGCGGTGTTGAACTGTGCCGTGACGGACAGCCCTCGCGCGCTGTCGAATGCGACGGAGGTGGTCATGACCATGCTTGCCGACGATCCGTCTTCGGAAACAGTGCATAGCGGCCCGGACGGGCTTTTCGCCGGATCGGCGCAGACCTATGTCGAGATGGGCACGATGAGCCCGGACCACATTCAGCGGCTTGTCCAAGGCGCACCTGAGGGCGCGTGCGTGATCGACGCTCCGGTCTCGGGCGCGACACAGGCCGCCGCCGAAGCGCAGTTGGTGATCATGGCAGGCTGCACGCCAGAAGAAGCCAGACCGCTCGGTCCGCTGTTTGATGCAATGGGCAAAGAAACCCTCTGCCTTGGCCACGCGGGCGACGGAGCGGTGATGAAGCTGGCGGTCAATTCGCTCATCCACGGTATCAACCAGACACTTGCAGAGGCGATGACACTGGCCGAGGCGGCGGGCATCGATCCGGAGGCGGCGTTTGACGTGATCGAGGCCTCAGCCGCCTGCGCGCCAATGCTTAAATACCGCCGCCCGCTATATCTGGACGAAGCCGCCAATGAAGTGACTTTCACCGTCGCACTGGCGCGAAAGGATATGGAAGTCACCGCCGATCTGGCCCGCAAGTTCGGCACCAATATGCCTCAGGGTTTGAGCACATTGGAAATCCTTAAACAGGCTGAAACGGAAGGCTATGCCGCCCGCGACATGGCCTCGATTCTGACCTATATGAGGAAAAAGAAGAGATGA
- a CDS encoding ABC transporter permease: MAGLTKKEIGGFLARQGILVAFVIFMIGFALANGRFIDPDNIMGVVRSSAILGVMAIGVTFVVISGNLDLSVGSMMSFSTIVVLDLHDKIGPALAIPAMFAMTLCLGAFIGFLVGYLKLNSLIVTLGMLSAIHGLTLTYSGGKNMDIADKEGTWFSVFGQGDALGIPVPILLFVLLLVVLGTMLSKTPFGRKVYAVGGNGTAAAFSGIRRRRVIFSCYLLSAFCVATAGLIQASRSLGSQNTVGQGLELEVLAAVILGGASLLGGSGTIFKTVIGVLILGFIQNGLLLVGLQFYVQFVVTWVIIILAVWLDIAAKRGKLWSPIA; this comes from the coding sequence ATGGCAGGGCTGACGAAAAAAGAGATTGGCGGCTTTCTGGCCCGACAGGGCATTCTTGTCGCCTTCGTGATCTTCATGATCGGGTTTGCGCTTGCAAATGGGCGCTTTATCGATCCCGATAACATCATGGGCGTAGTCCGTTCCTCAGCCATTCTGGGCGTTATGGCCATTGGCGTCACCTTCGTCGTGATCAGCGGCAACCTTGATCTTTCGGTCGGCTCAATGATGTCGTTCTCGACCATCGTGGTGCTGGATCTGCACGACAAGATCGGCCCCGCGCTCGCGATCCCGGCAATGTTCGCCATGACACTCTGCCTGGGCGCATTCATCGGCTTTCTCGTCGGGTATCTGAAGCTCAACTCGCTGATCGTGACCTTGGGTATGTTGTCGGCCATTCACGGCCTGACGCTGACCTATTCGGGTGGCAAGAACATGGACATCGCCGACAAGGAAGGTACGTGGTTCAGCGTATTCGGTCAGGGCGACGCGCTTGGCATCCCCGTGCCGATCCTGCTCTTTGTTCTACTGTTGGTGGTGTTGGGGACAATGCTGTCGAAGACACCGTTCGGGCGCAAGGTCTATGCTGTTGGCGGCAACGGAACAGCGGCGGCGTTTTCAGGCATCCGGCGCAGGCGCGTGATCTTCTCCTGCTATCTGCTCAGTGCATTCTGCGTTGCCACTGCGGGCCTCATCCAAGCCAGCCGAAGCCTTGGCTCGCAAAACACCGTGGGGCAAGGGCTTGAGCTGGAGGTGCTGGCTGCCGTCATCTTGGGCGGGGCATCGCTGCTGGGCGGTTCGGGCACGATCTTCAAGACCGTGATCGGCGTTCTGATCCTTGGTTTCATACAGAATGGCCTCTTGCTCGTCGGGCTCCAATTCTATGTTCAATTCGTTGTGACTTGGGTCATCATCATCCTTGCTGTCTGGCTCGATATCGCAGCCAAGCGCGGCAAGCTCTGGTCCCCAATCGCGTAA
- a CDS encoding GGDEF domain-containing protein has translation MGEAAGTSYYQKTPISILMIDIDHFKDYNDHYGHPAGDACLTQVANAIMGACGTGFASRIGGEEFAVILSGFDNAHAEAIANQICDAIFSLGIEHKKSSTADVVTASVGVATQQAAEAMDAKSLLVQADSALYFGKRHGRNMVNSRQDAA, from the coding sequence TTGGGGGAAGCAGCCGGTACATCCTATTATCAGAAGACCCCGATCTCGATCCTGATGATCGATATCGACCATTTCAAAGATTATAATGACCATTATGGGCACCCGGCTGGTGATGCGTGCCTGACGCAGGTGGCAAACGCGATCATGGGCGCTTGTGGCACCGGGTTTGCCAGCCGCATCGGCGGCGAGGAATTTGCGGTCATTCTGTCTGGCTTTGATAACGCGCACGCCGAAGCAATCGCCAACCAAATATGTGACGCCATTTTCTCTCTTGGCATCGAGCATAAAAAATCGAGCACCGCAGATGTCGTTACCGCAAGTGTCGGCGTAGCGACCCAGCAAGCCGCTGAAGCTATGGATGCCAAAAGTCTGTTGGTCCAAGCCGACAGTGCGCTCTATTTTGGCAAGAGACATGGTCGCAACATGGTCAACTCTAGGCAAGACGCGGCCTGA
- a CDS encoding SDR family oxidoreductase, translating into MARVSGRSCIVTGAAQGIGRAIGEALLEEGADVCFADINGEKVAEVAAANQMRAAQGGGKVTHAAVDVTNRAQVRTMIDHVVETFGKLDVKFNNAGVNKPMNFLDVTEENWRFITDVNGLGCLIGMQEAAKQFIRQGTSGKIINTASIASRQGFDNVAPYCASKFGVVALTQSGARDLAKHDITVTGFAPGVVATEMWEQVDQDLMAIGAAKRPGQAMEEFSSEILKGRVAKPEDITGTTTFLASKESDYMTGQIVMIDGGMTLV; encoded by the coding sequence ATGGCCCGTGTTTCCGGTCGATCCTGCATCGTGACCGGCGCCGCCCAGGGTATTGGGCGCGCCATCGGCGAAGCCCTTCTGGAAGAAGGCGCCGATGTTTGCTTTGCCGATATCAACGGCGAGAAAGTCGCCGAAGTGGCTGCCGCCAATCAAATGCGTGCAGCGCAGGGGGGTGGCAAAGTCACCCATGCCGCGGTTGATGTGACAAACCGCGCCCAGGTCCGCACGATGATCGACCATGTGGTCGAGACCTTCGGCAAGCTGGACGTCAAGTTCAACAATGCGGGCGTGAATAAGCCGATGAACTTCCTCGACGTGACCGAGGAGAACTGGCGCTTCATTACCGATGTAAACGGTCTCGGCTGCCTCATCGGAATGCAGGAAGCGGCAAAACAATTCATCCGCCAGGGAACGTCCGGCAAGATCATCAACACCGCCTCTATCGCCAGCCGGCAGGGCTTTGACAATGTTGCGCCCTACTGCGCGTCAAAATTTGGCGTTGTGGCGCTCACACAATCCGGCGCACGCGATCTGGCGAAACATGATATCACCGTGACGGGATTTGCACCCGGTGTCGTGGCCACCGAGATGTGGGAGCAGGTCGATCAAGATCTGATGGCAATCGGTGCAGCCAAACGTCCAGGACAAGCGATGGAGGAGTTTTCCTCAGAGATCCTGAAAGGCCGAGTGGCCAAGCCTGAAGACATCACAGGAACAACAACGTTCCTGGCATCGAAAGAAAGCGACTACATGACCGGTCAGATCGTGATGATTGACGGCGGCATGACATTGGTATGA
- a CDS encoding ABC transporter substrate-binding protein produces MVNHDSSKMDEKRNPTTRKPLQRWSKPMNAMKGQDERHIVSPQARSEMLRILSFLEDSGEEVEASVELFAPNPYFRMTLHLVRGHLEAKTVTPTSLIGASQVPYATATRRLKEMVSLGLIEQRPRTRTGKSFSLHPSEKLLEQWMQLSGRVARLAESRFGGRERGVESKDYYFGGSYMAAQSIPPLKVLPEPLKVSGGIRVLVHGDPTFMVMENLKRQFEQVIGTQIHQRAFSIDRLREEAMRNAERKSSRYDIIALDLPWVGDYAENGLLMPLDEAMDIARIDPADFHTAGWQAAHWNGRPYGVPAQETPELLFYRKDLFAEVGLKPPATTDMLLEAAKALHDPSRGRYGIAWNAARGTALGHTVLMTMADFGQPILNLPKMAGGFKTDDLAKGGYRPTIDTELGLQAAEFLMELLRYSPSDILSMSWYERIRPYAAGKIAMAYGYTLLAPYFELDESSPAYGQTGYLPHPAGAGASPVAPVGGYIMGIPANLAPERIKAAVEALTVFTSPEAQKLYVQNGSRTNPRYSVGADPEVRRASPIFEAVDGMSWRDELQFWPRPPVPEICDIIQICGTEFHDMLRGILTPREALKAAQACADALILPD; encoded by the coding sequence GTGGTGAATCACGACTCGTCCAAAATGGATGAAAAGCGCAACCCCACGACGCGCAAGCCCTTACAAAGATGGTCAAAGCCAATGAACGCGATGAAAGGACAAGATGAAAGACATATCGTATCGCCGCAGGCGAGAAGCGAGATGTTGCGCATTTTGTCCTTTCTGGAGGATTCCGGCGAAGAGGTGGAAGCATCGGTCGAGCTCTTTGCGCCCAACCCCTACTTCCGCATGACACTGCATCTGGTGCGCGGCCATTTGGAAGCGAAAACGGTGACGCCCACCTCGCTGATTGGCGCCAGCCAGGTGCCCTACGCCACGGCGACGCGGCGCCTGAAGGAAATGGTGTCGTTGGGCCTCATCGAGCAACGCCCGCGCACGCGCACTGGAAAAAGCTTTTCGCTGCATCCCAGCGAGAAGCTGCTCGAACAGTGGATGCAGCTTTCGGGCCGCGTCGCGCGCCTTGCGGAATCGCGCTTTGGCGGGCGCGAACGCGGCGTGGAAAGCAAGGATTACTATTTTGGTGGCTCTTACATGGCCGCTCAGTCCATCCCGCCGCTCAAGGTTCTTCCCGAACCGCTCAAGGTTTCGGGAGGGATCCGCGTTCTTGTGCACGGCGATCCGACTTTTATGGTCATGGAAAATCTCAAACGCCAGTTCGAACAGGTAATAGGCACGCAGATTCATCAGCGTGCCTTCTCGATCGACCGTCTGCGCGAGGAAGCGATGCGCAATGCAGAGCGCAAGAGCAGCCGATACGATATCATCGCGCTCGACCTGCCTTGGGTCGGTGACTACGCCGAGAACGGCCTTTTGATGCCGCTCGATGAGGCGATGGACATTGCGCGGATCGATCCGGCCGATTTTCACACGGCAGGCTGGCAGGCAGCCCACTGGAACGGTCGGCCCTACGGCGTGCCGGCCCAGGAAACGCCGGAGCTGCTGTTCTACCGCAAGGATCTCTTTGCCGAAGTGGGGCTGAAACCCCCGGCGACGACCGACATGCTGCTCGAAGCCGCCAAGGCGCTGCACGACCCCTCCCGTGGCCGCTACGGGATCGCCTGGAACGCCGCGCGCGGCACCGCGCTGGGACATACCGTCTTGATGACAATGGCCGATTTCGGACAGCCAATCCTGAATCTGCCTAAAATGGCGGGAGGCTTCAAGACAGACGATCTTGCAAAGGGTGGTTACCGCCCGACGATCGACACTGAGCTGGGCCTGCAGGCTGCGGAGTTCCTCATGGAGTTGCTGCGCTACTCGCCCTCCGACATCCTGTCGATGTCGTGGTACGAGCGCATCCGCCCCTATGCCGCTGGCAAGATCGCCATGGCCTATGGCTACACGCTTTTGGCGCCCTATTTCGAGCTCGACGAAAGCTCGCCCGCCTATGGCCAGACAGGCTACCTGCCGCACCCCGCCGGTGCAGGCGCTAGCCCCGTGGCCCCTGTGGGCGGCTACATCATGGGCATTCCAGCCAATCTGGCGCCAGAGCGGATCAAGGCGGCAGTCGAAGCGCTGACGGTTTTTACCTCGCCCGAGGCGCAGAAGCTCTATGTGCAAAACGGCAGCCGGACCAACCCGCGCTATTCCGTCGGCGCAGATCCCGAGGTGCGCCGCGCCTCGCCGATTTTTGAGGCCGTCGATGGCATGTCATGGCGCGATGAGCTTCAGTTCTGGCCGCGCCCGCCCGTGCCCGAGATCTGCGACATCATCCAGATCTGCGGCACGGAGTTTCACGACATGCTGCGTGGGATCCTCACCCCGCGTGAAGCCCTGAAAGCGGCGCAAGCCTGCGCCGATGCCCTGATTTTACCAGACTAA
- a CDS encoding ABC transporter permease: MQAGTLSSFLKRGAIWGFIIFELIFFSIAGEFLSVSDKAFMDIDNMLLLFKQSAPIGIIAMGMTIIMINGNIDLSVGATYAICAIVLLDSMTWPIFAGLGDGVIPVAWVLALLTGVFLGALNGLIVWKTGVDAFIVTLGSMLGYRGLVFMYNGEQPTSHLNWTLVDFAEAQFLGLHTATWFLLIVTAAIWFLMNRTVHGRNAYAIGNNREAAVNAGIRVGPHMMVNFMIIGFLAALSAVVFYSESGSVNPNDGELYELWVITAVVLGGTKLTGGAGSIISTFGGVLAIQLLRKGLAHLGADTSTVNLVIGLILIAVLFLDRQLNLKGKEELKV, encoded by the coding sequence ATGCAAGCCGGAACTCTATCAAGCTTTCTCAAACGCGGTGCCATCTGGGGATTCATCATCTTCGAGCTGATCTTCTTCTCGATCGCGGGCGAGTTCCTTTCGGTCAGTGACAAGGCCTTCATGGATATCGACAACATGCTGCTTTTGTTCAAGCAGTCCGCGCCGATCGGCATCATTGCCATGGGCATGACTATCATCATGATAAACGGCAATATCGACCTCAGCGTCGGGGCCACCTATGCGATCTGCGCAATCGTGCTTCTCGACAGTATGACCTGGCCGATCTTTGCCGGGCTCGGTGACGGTGTGATCCCCGTGGCATGGGTGCTGGCGCTGCTGACCGGAGTTTTTCTGGGCGCGCTCAATGGGCTCATTGTCTGGAAGACAGGAGTCGATGCCTTCATCGTCACGCTGGGCTCCATGCTGGGTTATCGCGGGCTTGTCTTCATGTACAATGGGGAGCAGCCGACCAGCCACCTCAACTGGACATTGGTGGACTTTGCCGAGGCGCAGTTTCTCGGTCTGCATACGGCCACATGGTTTCTGCTCATCGTAACCGCCGCAATCTGGTTCCTGATGAACCGCACGGTGCACGGGCGCAATGCCTACGCCATCGGCAACAACCGCGAGGCGGCCGTCAACGCGGGTATCCGCGTCGGTCCGCACATGATGGTCAACTTCATGATCATCGGGTTCCTGGCCGCGCTTTCTGCGGTGGTGTTCTACTCCGAGTCCGGCTCGGTCAACCCCAACGACGGTGAGCTTTACGAGCTGTGGGTGATCACGGCAGTCGTTCTGGGCGGCACGAAGCTTACAGGCGGCGCAGGCTCGATCATATCGACATTCGGCGGCGTTCTGGCGATCCAGCTTCTACGCAAGGGCCTGGCCCATCTGGGGGCCGACACATCAACGGTCAACCTCGTGATCGGCCTGATCCTGATCGCGGTCCTCTTCCTAGATCGGCAGTTGAACTTAAAAGGCAAAGAGGAGTTGAAGGTATGA
- a CDS encoding ThuA domain-containing protein, protein MKAVLFVGGWKGHAPMEFADWYRDLLQANGFEVVIHDTLAPLERPEEMADVDLITPIWSSARSGHKEEFGNMTKPQEDGLLKLIGDGCGLAGWHGHMGDAFRDRPTYHFLIGGQFVAHPPGWPDNLQPKEDYIDYDVTICQPDHPLVEGIRSFRITSEQYYMLTDPSNNVLATTTFSGDHLWWIEGTVMPVTWTRRWDKGRVFYCSIGHELDDLKVPEVSEMIRRGAIWAGRKA, encoded by the coding sequence ATGAAAGCTGTACTTTTTGTTGGAGGCTGGAAAGGTCACGCGCCGATGGAGTTCGCCGATTGGTATCGTGATCTGCTTCAGGCGAATGGTTTTGAGGTTGTCATCCATGACACGTTGGCGCCGCTGGAACGCCCCGAAGAGATGGCGGACGTCGATTTGATCACCCCGATCTGGTCATCCGCCCGATCTGGTCACAAAGAAGAATTCGGCAACATGACCAAGCCACAAGAGGATGGCTTGCTCAAGCTCATCGGGGATGGGTGCGGGCTGGCCGGCTGGCACGGGCATATGGGCGATGCGTTTCGCGACCGCCCCACTTACCACTTTCTTATCGGCGGCCAGTTCGTCGCGCACCCGCCCGGCTGGCCTGACAACCTCCAACCCAAAGAAGACTATATCGACTACGATGTGACAATCTGCCAGCCGGATCATCCGCTGGTCGAAGGTATCCGCAGCTTCCGCATCACATCCGAACAATACTACATGCTCACCGATCCATCGAATAACGTGCTGGCGACAACGACGTTTTCAGGCGACCACCTATGGTGGATCGAGGGTACGGTGATGCCTGTCACGTGGACGCGCCGCTGGGACAAAGGGCGCGTGTTCTATTGTTCAATCGGTCATGAGTTGGACGACCTCAAAGTACCAGAAGTCTCCGAGATGATCCGCCGCGGAGCGATTTGGGCTGGGCGCAAAGCATAA
- a CDS encoding SDR family NAD(P)-dependent oxidoreductase: MEPNRLKGKNILITGAARGMGAANAESFAAQGANVCLADLDGDEAQVVADRINAAGNGKAVAVRCDVTKREDNAAAVAATVEAFGSINVGLLNAGLNKPRFFMDIDEDNWDMIMNVNTKAMWLGMQETAKQMIAQGPMEDHPYKLINVGSIASRKPLVDVTVYCTSKYGCLALTECGALGLAEHNITVNGYAPGVVVTPLWEQLDKDLVEIGFKDRAGQAYDDIVENNLVIKRVSCPDDITGTASFLASNDSDYMTGQMISIDGGWATK, from the coding sequence ATGGAGCCCAATCGCCTAAAAGGCAAGAATATCCTGATCACCGGAGCCGCCCGCGGCATGGGGGCGGCCAATGCCGAGAGCTTCGCGGCTCAAGGCGCCAATGTCTGCCTTGCCGATCTTGACGGCGATGAGGCCCAGGTTGTTGCAGACCGTATCAACGCCGCTGGAAACGGCAAGGCAGTTGCGGTCAGATGCGATGTGACCAAGCGCGAAGACAATGCCGCCGCAGTGGCCGCCACGGTCGAGGCCTTCGGCTCGATCAACGTCGGCCTCTTAAATGCCGGCCTCAACAAGCCCCGCTTCTTCATGGATATCGATGAAGACAATTGGGACATGATCATGAATGTCAACACAAAGGCGATGTGGCTCGGCATGCAAGAGACCGCCAAGCAGATGATCGCGCAGGGCCCGATGGAGGACCATCCCTATAAGCTGATCAACGTCGGTTCCATCGCCTCGCGCAAGCCGCTGGTGGATGTGACAGTCTACTGCACGTCGAAATACGGCTGCCTTGCGCTTACGGAATGCGGCGCACTGGGGCTTGCCGAGCACAATATCACGGTGAACGGCTATGCGCCGGGCGTGGTTGTCACACCGCTCTGGGAGCAGCTCGACAAGGATCTCGTGGAGATCGGTTTCAAGGACCGCGCAGGACAAGCTTACGATGACATCGTCGAGAACAACCTCGTGATCAAGCGGGTGTCTTGTCCTGATGACATCACCGGTACGGCCTCTTTCCTTGCCTCCAACGACAGCGACTACATGACCGGGCAGATGATCTCGATCGATGGCGGTTGGGCCACTAAGTAA